The proteins below come from a single Chrysiogenia bacterium genomic window:
- a CDS encoding DegT/DnrJ/EryC1/StrS family aminotransferase: MSRSAEDIRKDIHRLIEEYFALPASEDPATKRLTLVAAAYGSEEVNECVDALLSTYVTMGARVREFEKRFAERVGSKHAVMVNSGSSANLLAMAALANPAFKNHLKPGDEVIVPTVTWSTTVWPVIQMGAVPVLVDVSLETLCMDMDQARAAVTEKTRAIFPVHLLGNATDMNAVRELAKEKKLFVIEDTCEALGTELGGKVVGTFGDFGTYSFYFSHHMTTIEGGMVVTDNDELAELARILRAHGWIRDAQEKSKFESDNPEIDPRFLFVNTGYNLRPTDLNGAFGLHQLGKLDGYNDVRRRNAGVWAERLGKYADLIDVTYPEKDCRHTWFAYPLIVKEGAPFSRQDLVDHLEAAGIETRPIVAGNLAKQPAFQYFPHRIHGDLANAQAIMERGLFFGNHGIMSPVECDRIGAALESFLSRHAKD, from the coding sequence ATGTCACGAAGCGCTGAAGACATCCGCAAGGACATTCATCGCCTGATCGAGGAATACTTCGCATTGCCCGCAAGCGAAGACCCTGCGACCAAGCGGCTCACCCTCGTGGCGGCGGCCTATGGTTCCGAAGAGGTGAACGAGTGCGTCGACGCGCTGCTCAGCACCTACGTCACCATGGGCGCGCGCGTGCGGGAGTTCGAGAAGCGGTTTGCCGAGCGCGTGGGTTCCAAACACGCGGTGATGGTGAACTCGGGCTCTTCGGCCAACCTGCTGGCCATGGCCGCACTGGCCAACCCCGCGTTCAAGAATCACCTCAAGCCCGGCGACGAAGTGATCGTCCCCACCGTCACCTGGTCCACTACGGTGTGGCCGGTGATCCAGATGGGCGCGGTTCCGGTGCTCGTCGACGTCTCGCTCGAAACCCTGTGCATGGACATGGATCAGGCCCGCGCGGCGGTGACCGAGAAGACCCGCGCGATCTTCCCGGTTCACCTGCTGGGCAATGCCACCGACATGAACGCGGTGCGCGAGCTGGCCAAAGAAAAGAAGCTCTTTGTCATTGAAGATACCTGCGAAGCCCTGGGCACCGAGCTCGGCGGCAAGGTGGTCGGAACCTTCGGCGATTTTGGCACCTACAGCTTCTATTTCTCCCACCACATGACGACCATCGAGGGCGGCATGGTGGTAACCGACAACGACGAACTGGCCGAGCTCGCCCGCATCCTGCGCGCCCACGGCTGGATCCGCGATGCGCAGGAAAAATCGAAGTTCGAGTCCGACAACCCGGAGATCGATCCGCGATTCCTGTTCGTGAACACGGGCTACAACCTGCGCCCGACGGATTTGAACGGCGCGTTCGGGCTGCACCAGCTCGGCAAGCTCGACGGCTACAACGACGTGCGCCGTCGCAACGCCGGCGTCTGGGCCGAGCGGCTTGGCAAGTATGCCGACCTTATCGACGTCACCTATCCCGAAAAAGACTGCCGGCACACGTGGTTCGCCTATCCCCTCATCGTGAAGGAAGGCGCCCCGTTCTCGCGCCAGGACCTTGTCGACCATCTTGAGGCCGCCGGCATCGAGACCCGCCCCATCGTGGCGGGCAACCTGGCCAAGCAACCCGCGTTCCAGTATTTCCCCCACCGCATTCACGGGGATCTGGCCAATGCGCAGGCGATCATGGAGCGCGGCCTGTTCTTTGGTAATCACGGAATCATGAGCCCGGTCGAGTGCGACCGGATCGGCGCGGCCCTGGAATCCTTCCTGTCGCGGCACGCGAAGGACTGA